CAGTTCCATCGTCGCCCTGGCCAGTGACCTGGAAATGGTCGCCCGGGTAGCCGAAACCGACATCAGCCGCATCCAACCTGGCCAGCAGGTGGACATCACCGCCGATGCCTATCCCGGCGAAAGCTTCCGTGGTCAGGTGGCCCTCATTGCCCCCGAAGCCATCGTGGAACAAAACGTAACCTTTTTTGAAGTGCGGGTACGCCTGCTGACGGGTCAGGAGCGGTTGCGGGCCGGGATGAATGTGGATGCGGTTTTCCTCGGCGAACGCCTGCCCCAGGCCCTGACCATCCCCACGGTGGCTGTGGTAACGGAGCGAGGGCAAACCGGCGTTTTGGTCCCCGATGCCCAGGGTCAACCCCGTTTTCAACCCGTGGTCCTGGGGGTCACCCTCAACGAATACACCCAAGTCCTCCAGGGTCTGCAACCCGGCGATCGGGTCTTTGTGGACCTACCCAGAGGCACCCTCCCAAACCGTTCCTAAAAAATTACGCCCCCCTTTACGCCCGCCGATTGCAGGAACCCTAACGACCGTTTCCCTAAGCCTTGCGGGAATAGAACTCCACCACCAGCAGTTCGTTGACCTGTAAAGCCACGCACTGGCGCTCCACCACCCCCGTCACCCGGCCCTCCAACCTGTTTTTATCGAACTCCAGATGGGTCGGCAGCGTGGCCAAGCCGGGGTACTCTGCGTAGGCCGCTACCAGCTTACGGGACGATTCCCGCGGGCGCACGGTAATGACATCGCCAGGTTTACATTCGTAACTGGGGGTGTAAACCGTCTGGCCATTGACCTGGATGTGCCCGTGGCTGACCAACTGCCGGGCTGCCGGAATCGTCGGCGCCATCCCCAACCGAAACACCGTATTATCCAGGCGCATCTCCAGTAGTTGCAACAGCGCCAAACCCGTTGACCCCTTCACCCGTCGCGCCTTGCGCACATACCGCAACAACTGCCGCTCGGAAACGCCGTAGTTGTAACGCAGCTTTTGTTTCTCCTCCAGCCGCTTGGCGTACTCCGACAACTTGCGGGGCGCCTGGCCGTGTTGGCCCGGGGGATTTACCCGCTTGCGGGCCGTCTTGCGGGTCAAACCCGGCAACTCCCCCAACCGACGAATGATGCGCACCCGTGGGCCACGATAACGAGACATAGTCTGCAAAGAAGGCAACAGCCCTTTATCATATCACGGCTATCTCCCCGGGGGCAATGGGCGCAACGGGGTAGGATTGTGCTAAGATAAACAATGCTCTAAACTAAGCCGGGTCGTCCGGGCGAGGAAGCGGCATGGAGAAAAAAGAAACGGTGGCACCGTCGGCCAAGGCCGGCCTGCTGACGTTTTTACAGGATGTGCGCGCTGAGTTGAAGAAAGTGATTTGGCCGACTCGGCAGCAGCTCATCAGCGAATCGTTGGCGGTTATCCTGATGGTGGTCGCGGCGACGCTGATGATTTATCTGGTGGACAGTTTATTTGCGTGGTTAGCGCGGCGGGTGTTTCCATGACCTATACAGCGGAACCAAGGGAGGGGGAAGAACGGGCGGGACGGCCCTGTTGGTATGTAGTGCAGGTGGCCTCCGGCTGTGAGCAAAAGGTCAAAAGCAGCCTGGAGCAGCGCAGCCGTACCCTGGACATGACGGACCGGATTTTGCAGGTGGCGATTCCCCAGGCACCGGTGGTGCGCATCCGTAAAGACGGCAGCCGCCAGAACACGGAGGAAAAGATCTACCCAGGCTATGTGTATGTGCAGATGCTGGCGGTGCAAAACGACAAGGGCCAGTGGGAGATTGATGATGAGGCCTGGCAGGTGGTGCGCAGTACGCCCCATGTGATCAACTTCGTCGGGTCGCCCCAGGTGCGGGGGGGGCGGGTGCAGGTCAAGCCGGTGCCCCTGTCGGATGCGGAGGTGGATCGGGTCTTCCGGTCGGTGGCGGTTGAGGAACCCAAGGTGAAGGTGGACATGGCCCCCGGCGACCGGATTCTGGTGATTTCTGGGCCGTTTAAGGACTTCCGGGGTGAGGTCATCGAGGTCAGTCCTGAGCGCAGTAAACTCAAGGCGCTGTTGTCGATTTTTGGCCGGGAAACGCCGGTGGAGTTAGAGTTCACCCAGATTCAAAAAGAAAGCTAAGGGTTTAATTGATGGTTTGAGGGAGACTGTTCATGGCCAAAAAAGTGACTGCGGTGGTGAAATTGGCGTTACCGGCTGGGAAGGCAAACCCGGCGCCTCCGGTAGGTCCGGCCCTGGGGCAACATGGGGTCAATATCATGATGTTCTGTAAGGAGTACAACGCCAAAACCGCTGACAAGGTGGGGATGATCATCCCGGCGGAGATCACGATTTACGAAGACCGCAGCTTTACCTTTGTCCTGAAAACGCCCCCGGCATCGGTGTTACTGGCCAAGGCGGCGGGGATTGAGAAGGGTTCGGGCGACCCCAAGGGCAAAAAGGTGGGGAAAATTACTCGGGCGCAACTGCGGGAAATTGCCCAGACCAAACTGCCGGACCTGAACACGGATGACATCGAAGCGGCTATGCGCACGGTCGCCGGGACGGCCCGCCAGATGGGAATCACTATTGTGGATTGACAAGGGGAAGGTTTTGGGGAGAAAATAAAAGACTGTGCTTATTGAGGGGGAGAGGGTGACTCGTACGTACCCCGAAGGTGACCAGCGATGAAAAAACACTCTAAGCGGTTTCAAGCGCTTTTGGCGAAGGTCGAGCCGCGACCCTATGAGCCAAGGGAAGCGATTGCCCTGTTGAAGGAAACAGCGACGGCGAAGTTTCCCGAGAGTGCGGAGGCCCATATTCGCTTGGGGATCGACCCGAAGTTCAACGACCAGCAGTTGCGGGCGACGGTGACGCTGCCCAAGGGGACCGGGCAAACGGTGCGGGTGGCGGTGATCGCCCGGGGTGAGAAGGTGGTGGAGGCCCAGGCGGCGGGGGCGGATGTTTGGGGCTCGGAGGAGTTGATTGAGGAGATCGCCGCTGGTCGGCTGGATTTCGACAAGTTGATTGCCACGCCGGACATCATGCCCAAGGTGGCCAAGTTGGGGAAATTGCTGGGTCCCAAGGGGCTGATGCCCTCGCCGAAGGGGGGGACGGTGACGTTTGACCTGGCCTCGGCAATTAAAGAGTTCAAGGCGGGCAAGCTGGAGTATCGGGCGGACCGGTCGGGGATTGTCCATGTGCTGTTTGGCAAGGCGTCGTTTGCCCTGGAGGACTTGTTGGTGAATCTCAAGGCGGTGCAGGAGTCCATCGACCGCAACCGACCCCCAGGGGCCAAGGGGCGCTACTGGCGGAGTCTTTTCATCTCGGCGACGATGGGACCGGGGATCGAGGTGGACTTCAATCTCCTGCGGGACATGAAGTTGGCCGAGGCGTAAGGGTTTGGTCGGTCGTGCGTGGAGGAGGAGGCAGGCCTAGCGAGTAAATCACCCCCAAAAATTTTTGATCGTTGACCGCAGACTGCAGGTGGCTGATGCGTAAATCCTGCCGAGGTCAGTCCAAAGTGCCCCGCTGGGGGTGGCGTTGGATATGGCCCGGCGTATCTTGACCGGGTTTTTTATTTGGGAGGGCCTATGGGACGTACCTTAGCGAGCAAAAAGGCGATTGTGGAGGAACTGAAACAGACCCTGGACCAGACCCAGTTGACGCTGGTGATTGACTACCAGGGGTTGACGGTGGCGGAGATGACGGACTTGCGCCGGCGGTTGCGCGCGACCGGTGCCCGCTGCAAGGTGACCAAGAACACGCTGATGCGCCTGGCCGTGCGGGACAATCCCACCTGGCAGCCGATGGAGCGCTTCCTCAAGGGGGCGAATGCCTTTCTCCTCATTCGGGATGATTTACCAGGGGCGGTCAAGGCTTACCAGGAGTTTCAGAAAGCCACCAAGAAAACCGAATTGCGGGGCGCGGTGATGGAGGGGCAAGCCCTGGACGAACAGGCTCTCAAGGCGGTGCTAGAGCTGCCCCCCAAAGAGGTGTTGATGGCCAAAGTGGCGGGGATGCTCAAGACCTTGCCCACCCAATTGGCCACCGCGCTCCAGGCGGTCCCCACCCAACTGGCGACGGGGATCAACGAAGTACCGGCCTCCTTGGGGCGGGTGCTGCAGGCGGTTGTCCAACAAAAGGAAGCCGCCGGTTCCTAACATGTCCACTGTTGATTGACGTCAAAAAGGAGAAACGACCATGTCTGCGAAAACCGATGCCATTTTAGAAGAGCTGAAGAGCTTGACCCTGCTGGAAGCAGCCGAGCTGGTCAAGAAGATTGAGGAAACCTTTGGGGTGAGTGCCGCCGCCCCGGTTGGGGGGATGGTCATGGCCGCCGCCCCTGTGGCCGCTGCGGGTGCCCCTGCTGCTCCTGCTCCGGCAGCTGAACCGGTGGAGGAACAAACTGAGTTCAGCGTGATCCTAGAGGCGGTACCGGCGGATAAGAAGATCGCCATCTTGAAGGTGGTGCGGGAGTTGACCGGCCTGGGGTTGAAGGAGGCCAAGGACCTGGTGGAGGCAGCCCCCAAACCGGTCAAGGAAGGCATCCCCAAGGAGGAAGCCGAGAAGATCAAGGCCAAACTGGTGGAGGCCGGTGCTACAGTAGCGGTGAAGTAATAGCCGTTGCGCTATGGCCGCTACCCGTCTCCTGCTGCTGCGTCACGGTGAGAGTACCTACAATGCCCAGTCGCTGATTCAGGGTCGTTCGGATGCGGCCTTGCTCACGGAGCGAGGACGGGCCATGGCGGGGCAGACAGGGCAATTGCTCCAGGGGGTGGCGATTGACCAGATGTACGTCAGCCCCCTGCGACGTGCCCTGGAGACGGCCCAGTTGCTCAACCTGGCGGGGGTGCCCATCACGGTTACGCCTGACTTGCTAGAGATTGATTTGCCGGCGTGGGAGGGACTGCCCCAGGAGACGGTTAAGCAGCAATTTCCCGAGGATTACCGGCGCTGGCGCACGGCCCCCAAGGAATTTGTCATGCAGGGTCGTTATCCCCTACTGGAGCTGCTTTCCCAGGCGGAGCGCTTGACCCAGCGCTTGCACAGTCAGCACCAGGGGCAAACGGTATTGGGGGTGGGGCACGCCACCATGAACCGCCTGTGGTTGGTGCAGCTGTTGCGGTTGGCGCCGGAGCATTACTTCCGGTTGCAGCAGAGCAACTGTGGGGTGAGTGTTGTCAATCTCCAGGGCGAGCAGGTGCAACTGGAGGCCCTCAACCTGGTATTCCACACGGGCAATCTCTTTCCCAAGTATAAGGGGGGGACGCGTATCTACCTGGTGCGGCACGGGGAGACGGACTGGAACCGCCAGGGCCAGTTTCAGGGGCTGAAGGATATTCCGCTCAACGCCCAGGGCCGTCGCCAGGCGGAACAGACGCGGCGGTGGCTGGCCCAAGTGCCCTTGACGTTTGCCATCAGCAGTCCCTTGAGTCGGGCGCGCCAGACAGCGGAAATTCTCCTGGCGGACCATCCGGGGGTGACGCTGGAATTGCTGCCGGAACTGCAAGAGATCAGCCACGGTCTGTGGGAGGGCAAGTTCCACCACCAGGTGGAGGCGGAATTTCCAGGGATGCTGGCGGCCTGGCATACCCGCCCAGAGACGGTGCAGATGCCCGAGGGGGAGAATCTGCAACAAGTGTGGGAGCGGGCGGCACGGGCTTGGCAGTCCATCATCACCCGCTACGAGGGGCAGCAGGGGCTGGTGGTGGCCCACGACGCCATCAATAAGGCCATCCTGTGCCAGTTGTTTCACCTGGGGCCGGAGCGGTTCTGGTTGTTTAAGCAGGGCAACGGGGCCGTCAGCGTCATTGACTATCCCGAGGGCGCCCAGGGTCCTCCCGTTTTACAGATGCTCAACCTCACCCGTACGGATGGGTTTTTCGACCAGACGGCTGCCGGCGCCCTCTAAATCACCTGTAGTACCATGCCTTCGCGGGCAAGGAGACTGTTGGCAAACACCTGGCGCACTTGGGTCTCCACCTGGTCCAAAAAGTCGTCGTCGTGGTTGGGGTCGTGGTGGAACAGAACTAGCTGGCGCACTTGGGCGGCCTGGGCCACTTGTACCCCCGCCTGCCAGGTGGAATGGCCCCATCCACACCGAGGTTGTTCGGGGTCGTGGTATTCCCCGTCGGTGTAGTTGGCGTCGTAAATCAATACATCGGCGTGGCGAGCTAGATGCACCACACTGCGATCGAGCCGGTCGGGGTAATGTTCCGTGTCGCTGGCGTACACCACGGTTTTGCCCCGCCAGGTCACCCGATACCCCAGGGCGTAATTAGGGTGGTTGAGGCTGCCGGTTTCCACCGTCACGTCCCCTATCGTCAGCACATCCCCCGCCAGCAGGTCATGGAAATGCAAATCCGCTTGCATCCGCTGCAGGGGTACGGGGAAATTGGGGTCGAGCATTTGGTTGCTCAGGCTCTGTTTGATGGAATAGCCGGTGTGGGTGGCGGGTCCGTAGATGTGCAGGCAATTGCCCGCTTGGTAGGCGGGGGCAAAAAAGGGAAACCCCTGGATGTGGTCCCAGTGGGAATGGCTAAAAAACAAATGCAGCTCCAGGGGCGCCTGTAGCTTCAGGGTTTGGCCCAATACCCGTAGCCCCGTGCCCCCGTCAAAGACCAACCGCCGGTCCCCCGCCTGCACCTCCACACAAGGGGTGTTACCCCCATAGCGCACCGTCGCCGGCCCTGGCACCGGAATACTACCCCGTACGCCCCAAAACTGCACTGTCAATCCCATTGCTGTAATGATGGTGGACCCCAGGCCTTTGCTTCACCATAACCCGAGTTCCCTGAGGCCGTCAGTGATCTCACGGTGAAGCTGTCATTGCCTGGGACCGCAACCGGCTCAGACCGTATTCCAACCCCTCCGCCACCGCCTGGTAAGAGGCTTCAATAATATTGGTGGACACCCCCACTGTGGTCCAGCGGTCTGTTCCGTGGGTAAATTCGACGAGTACCCGGGTGGTGGCCGCCGACCCCGCCTGCCCGTCCAGCACCCGCACCTTGTAGTCGCTCAACTGGAACTCGCCGATTTGGGGATAGAAATTCACCAGCGCCCGCCGCAGGGCATTGTCCAAAGCTGACACTGGGCCGTTGCCCTCGGCTGCTGTGATTAACTCCTGGCCGTTGACTTCCACCTTCACCGTCGCCACCGACGAACTCCAGTGACCGTTGCCCTGGGCCTGGGTCTGACAGTGGACCTGAAACCCATGCAGGACGAAAGCCGGTTGCCGCTGCCCCAGCACCTCCCGCACCAGCAACTCAAAACTGGCCTCCGCCGCCTCGAATTGATAGCCCCGTCCTTCCAGCTCCTTGAGACGACGCAGCACCTCCTTGGCCGCTGGATGGGACCGGTCCAAAGGCAACCCCAACTCCTGCGCTTTGGCTAGGATGTTGCTCAGCCCGGATTGCTCGGAAATCACCACCCGCCGCTGGTTGCCCACCACCTCCGGGGGAATGTGCTCGTAGGTGGCCGGGTTTTTCCCCACCGCGCTGACGTGAACGCCCCCCTTGTGGGCAAAGGCCGATGCCCCCACATACGGCGCATGGTCATTGGGGGCCAGATTCACCCGTTCGCTCACCGCCCGGCTCACCGCCACCAAATGCCTCAGTTGCTCTGGGGTAATGCAGTCGTACTTCAGCTTTAGTTGCAGGTTGGGAATCAGGGTGCACAGGTCGGCGTTGCCACAGCGCTCCCCGTAGCCGTTAATCGTGCCCTGGACCATGCGCGCCCCGCTTTGCACCGCGGCAATGGCGTTGGCCACGGCGGTCCCGCTGTCGTTGTGGGTGTGGATGCCGATGGGGGCATCGGGAAACCTGGCGCGCACCTGCTGGACAATTTCGCTGATCTGGTGGGGAAGCATGCCGCCGTTGGTATCGCACAGCACCAACCATTCCGCCCCCGCTTGGTAGGCCGTCTCCAGGGTCGCCAGGGCGTACTCCGGGTTGGCTAGATACCCGTCAAACCAGTGCTCGGCGTCGTAAAGTACATGGCGCTGGTGCTGGCGCAGGTAGGTAATCGTGTCGGCAATCATGTCCAGGTTGTGGGTCAGGGTGGTGCCTAGCCCTTCGATGACATGTAAATCCCAGGACTTGCCAAAGACCGTGACCCAGGGGGTGCCTGCCGCCAAAATACCTTGCAGTAGGGGGTCTGCCGCGGCGGTGGTGCGGGGCCGCCGGGTGGAACAAAAAGCTACCAGCCGGGCGTGGGTCAGGGGTTCCTGTTGCATTTGCCAAAAAAATTGCATGTCCTTGGGATTGGCACCCGGCCAGCCCCCCTCGATGTAATGCACCCCCAACTGGTCCAGCAGGTGGGCAATTTGCAACTTGTCCTCCAGACTCAAGGACAACCCTTCCCGTTGGGCACCGTCTCGCAAGGTGGTATCGTAAAGCCAAATCCGTTCGCCGCTCATGGCTGGATGCACTTGCTGGTGTTTTTATTGTAGAGCGCGGGCATGAACCCCCAATTGTCCCTCTGGGAAAAAGTTTGCTACGGGCTGGGGGATTTTGGCCCCGCGGTATTGGCCAATTTAATGCTGGTGTTTCAGTTGATTTTTTTGACCAACGTAGCCGGACTGCCACCGGGTCTCGCCGGAACGGTACTCCTGATTGGCAAAGCCTGGGATGCCATTAATGACCCGCTGATTGGTTTTCTCAGTGACCAGACCCGCAGTCGTTGGGGCCGCCGGTTGCCCTGGATGATGTGGGGAGCGGTGCCCTTGGGGGTGAGTTTCCTGGGGCTGTGGTGGGTGCCCCCCTGGACAGACCCCTGGCCCAAGTTCCTGTACTACGTGGTGGTAGGAATTGCCATCCATACGTTTTATACGGCGGTGAATTTGCCCTATACGGCCCTGACGGCGGAGTTGACCCAGGACTACGACGAGCGCACCAGCCTGAATAGTTTCCGGTTTGGGTTGTCCATCGCCGGCAGCTTGTGTGCGTTGACCCTGGCGCTGGTGATTTTTCAAGCCCTGGTGGAGCTGCCGAGTCAAGGGCGCTATCAGGTGTTGGGGACCCTAGGGGCCGTGGTGGCGGTGCTGGCTATCTACGGTTGTGTGGCGGGGATTCGCCGGCGGGTGATGGATATAGAACGGCAGCGGCGACCGGTCCCTGTTCAAGAATCCCTCTGGGCGCAATGGCGGGCCGTCCTGCACAACCGACCGTTTTTATTCGTGATCGGCATTTACCTGTGCTCCTGGCTGGCCCTGCAAAACACCGTGGCGGTGATTCCCTACTTCGTCAAGTACTGGATGGGCTTGACCGAGGCGGCCTTTACCCAGGTGGTGCTGGCGGTACAAGTAACAGCCCTGGGGATGGTGTTTTTCTGGGAACGGGTCAGCCGCCGCCTGGGCAAAAAGGCAGTGTATTTTCTGGGGATGGCGGCTTGGATTGGGGCGCAGGCGGGCTTGTTTGGGCTGCAACCAGGGCAGGTGAGGCTGATGTTCGCCTTGGCGGTGATCGCCGGTGTGGGGGTGGCCACTGCTTACCTGATTCCCTGGTCCCTGCTGCCGGATGTGATCGAGTGGGAGGAACTGCGCACGGGACAGCGGCGGGAAGGGATTTTCTACAGCTTGATGGTGTTTTTGCAAAAGGTGGGTCTAGCGCTGGGGCTATTCCTGGTGGGTCAGGCGCTGGAATGGTCCGGGTTTGTCAAAACGGTAGCGGGGCAACCGGAACCGGTGCAGCCCGTCAGTGCCTTGCTGGCTATTCGTTGGCTGATCGGCCCGCTACCGACGCTGGTGCTGCTGTTGAGCCTGGTCTTTGCCTATTACTACCCCATCACCCGGGAAAAACACGCCGAGATCGTCCTGCGCTTGGCAGAACGTACCCATCCAGGCTCTGATAGCTTGGGCGACTAGCCAGGACCGACCAATGGTCAAACAGAAATATCAGCCAAGGTGTCTAGATGCGGCTTAGGCTCCAGACGGACCAAGAGCCAACAAGGGATGCTAGAATCAACAACTGGTCGGTCAGCACCGTCATAGCCCTGATTCCCCTGTCCCCAAAACTGCAACTGCTGTAGCAGAATCCGATAGGATACAAGCAGTAGCGTTGCACCGATGGTCTGTGGACATTAAGCCTGATCCCCATGGGGGGGTATTGATTCATCGCCTGGTATCCGGGGATGATCGAGCGCATTGGGAAGAACAAACCCGTCACTCCCTCTGCCTGCCCCTGAATGAACGCGCCCTGTCGGATGTGGAAATGATAGCCACGGGCGGGTTTAGCCCCTTGACTGGGTTTATGAACCGAGTTGATTACCAGGCGGTGGTGGAGACCATGCATCTGGCCAACGGCCTGCCCTGGACGATTCCCATCACCCTGGGGGTGCCGGAGGACCTGGCGGCCTCTTTACAGGAAGGGATGCTGGTGCGGTTGCAAAGCCCCCAGGGGACGGACATCGGCGTGCTGGAAATTCAGGACATCTATCGTCCTGACCGGGAGCGGGAAGCGCTGCAGGTTTACCGCACAACGGAAACGGCCCACCCCGGTGTCCAGGCCCTCTACCAGCAGGGACCGGTGTATGTGGGGGGACCGATCTGGGTGTGGGAATTGCCGGCGCCGCCCTTTCCCCGGTACCATTTGCCCCCGGCCAAAAGTCGGCAGGTGTTTCAGGAGCGGGGCTGGCAGACGGTGGTGGGGTTCCAAACCCGCAATCCCATTCACCGCGCCCACGAATACATCCAAAAATGCGCCCTGGAAATTGTGGATGGTTTGTTTCTTCACCCGTTGGTGGGGGCGACCAAAAGCGACGACATCCCGGCGGACGTGCGCATGCGCTGCTATGAGGTGGTGATTGAGCATTACTTTCCTAAAGAGCGGGTGGTGCTGGGGGTCAATCCGGCGGCGATGCGTTATGCAGGACCCCGGGAGGCGGTCTTCCACGCTCTGGTGCGCAAAAACTATGGCTGCACCCACTTCATCGTCGGGCGGGACCATGCGGGGGTGGGCAATTACTACGGCCCCTACGACGCCCAACATATCTTCCGGGAGTTTGACCCCCAGGCGTTGGGGATTACGCCCCTGTTTTTTGAACACGCCTTTTATTGCCCCCGCACCCAGGGCATGGCCACCAGCAAGACCAGCCCCAGTCCCCCGGAGGAGCGCATCCATCTATCGGGTACCAAGGTGCGGGAGTTATTGCGCCGGGGTGAACCGTTGCCCCCGGAATTTAGCCGACCGGAAGTCGCGGCGATTTTGATGGCGGCGATGCGGGAGTAAACCGATGGGCTACACCCGGCGGTCCCTGATCCAGAGCACCTTGGCGGGGATCGGTCTTGCCCTGCTGGGAGCGCAACGGGTGTTAGCCGCGCCTACGTCCCGAAAGTTGGCTTTGCTGGTGGGCATCAACCAGTACCCCAACACCAGCAAAACCCCATCCCTATCCGGTTGCGTGACGGATGTGGAGTTGCAGCGGGAGTTGCTGTGTGGGCGGTTTGGGTTTGCCCCGGCGGATGTGGTGACCCTAACAGATACCCAGGCGACCTACGCCCAAATCGAACAGGCGTTTCGGGAGCATTTGCTGCACCAGGCGCGACCGGGGGATGTGGTGGTGGTGCATTTCAGCGGCTATGGCAGCCGGGATGGTCAACCGGCCCTGCTCCCCCACGACGGTCTGCAAACCCCCACCTGGATTACGGAAGCCCAATGGCTGGCCTGGCTACGGCAATTGGCCACCGACCAGGTGATGGCGGTGCTGGATACGGGCTACGACTACCCGGGAAGTTTTGCCTGCGGCAATGTGCGGGTGCGGGCCTGTCCCCCCTTGGTCGTGCCTGAGGTCATGTCTCCGGTTCGGGGGGAGGTCCCACCGCCAGGGGTGTTGATCCGGGCAGCCCGCGCCGGTACGGTGGCCACGGAGACCTTATGGTCGGGGTTCAGCGCCGGGACCTTGACCTACGCCCTGACCCAGGCCCTGTGGGAAAGCCGCTCCGGGGCGGTGCTGGTGGATGTGGCGGCGCAAATTGCCCAGACGGTAGGTTCCCAGCAGATGCCGGAGGTGGTAGGGTCGCCCCAGTGGTTGCCAACCGCACCGGCAGCAGCAGGCCGAGTCGTGGAGACTAACAACCATGAGGTGGCCTGTATCTTGGCGGGGATGCCCCCCTGGGTGCTGGCTCACCTGGCGCCCGAATCCCAACTGGCAACCCTACAGGGAACCCCTTTGACGGTGCGGGCGCGCCAGGGTCTGTGGGTGAAGGGGACAGCCCAGGGTCCGGTGCAGGTGGGGGAATGGGTGCAGGAACGGCTGCGCGTGTTGCCAAACCATATCCAACTCACCGTAGCGCTAGATGGCCAACTGGAGCGCATCGAGCGGGTGGATGCCACCAGCGCCCTGGACAATTTGGGTTGGGTGCGCACGGTGAAGGCCGGGGAGCAGAGCGCCGATTGCCTGTTTGGTCGGGTGACCCCCACCACCTACGGACTATTTTCGCCGGGCCATGACCTGTATCCGGGGACGGAAGGGAGCGCCGATGAAACCGTTAAAGCGGCCATCAAACGCCTGACTCCCCATTTCTACACCCTGTTGGCCGCCAGGTTACTGCTGTTGACCGACAATCCGGCCCATCCCTTTGAGGCAACCGTGCATCTGCGCCAGGATCAGCACCTGCTGCTTGACCAGAAAACCAATGCCCTGACGGTACCCACTTTA
This DNA window, taken from Gloeomargarita sp. SRBZ-1_bins_9, encodes the following:
- the rpsD gene encoding 30S ribosomal protein S4, with product MSRYRGPRVRIIRRLGELPGLTRKTARKRVNPPGQHGQAPRKLSEYAKRLEEKQKLRYNYGVSERQLLRYVRKARRVKGSTGLALLQLLEMRLDNTVFRLGMAPTIPAARQLVSHGHIQVNGQTVYTPSYECKPGDVITVRPRESSRKLVAAYAEYPGLATLPTHLEFDKNRLEGRVTGVVERQCVALQVNELLVVEFYSRKA
- the secE gene encoding preprotein translocase subunit SecE; this translates as MEKKETVAPSAKAGLLTFLQDVRAELKKVIWPTRQQLISESLAVILMVVAATLMIYLVDSLFAWLARRVFP
- the nusG gene encoding transcription termination/antitermination protein NusG gives rise to the protein MTYTAEPREGEERAGRPCWYVVQVASGCEQKVKSSLEQRSRTLDMTDRILQVAIPQAPVVRIRKDGSRQNTEEKIYPGYVYVQMLAVQNDKGQWEIDDEAWQVVRSTPHVINFVGSPQVRGGRVQVKPVPLSDAEVDRVFRSVAVEEPKVKVDMAPGDRILVISGPFKDFRGEVIEVSPERSKLKALLSIFGRETPVELEFTQIQKES
- the rplK gene encoding 50S ribosomal protein L11; amino-acid sequence: MAKKVTAVVKLALPAGKANPAPPVGPALGQHGVNIMMFCKEYNAKTADKVGMIIPAEITIYEDRSFTFVLKTPPASVLLAKAAGIEKGSGDPKGKKVGKITRAQLREIAQTKLPDLNTDDIEAAMRTVAGTARQMGITIVD
- the rplA gene encoding 50S ribosomal protein L1, with protein sequence MKKHSKRFQALLAKVEPRPYEPREAIALLKETATAKFPESAEAHIRLGIDPKFNDQQLRATVTLPKGTGQTVRVAVIARGEKVVEAQAAGADVWGSEELIEEIAAGRLDFDKLIATPDIMPKVAKLGKLLGPKGLMPSPKGGTVTFDLASAIKEFKAGKLEYRADRSGIVHVLFGKASFALEDLLVNLKAVQESIDRNRPPGAKGRYWRSLFISATMGPGIEVDFNLLRDMKLAEA
- the rplJ gene encoding 50S ribosomal protein L10; the encoded protein is MGRTLASKKAIVEELKQTLDQTQLTLVIDYQGLTVAEMTDLRRRLRATGARCKVTKNTLMRLAVRDNPTWQPMERFLKGANAFLLIRDDLPGAVKAYQEFQKATKKTELRGAVMEGQALDEQALKAVLELPPKEVLMAKVAGMLKTLPTQLATALQAVPTQLATGINEVPASLGRVLQAVVQQKEAAGS
- the rplL gene encoding 50S ribosomal protein L7/L12, whose protein sequence is MSAKTDAILEELKSLTLLEAAELVKKIEETFGVSAAAPVGGMVMAAAPVAAAGAPAAPAPAAEPVEEQTEFSVILEAVPADKKIAILKVVRELTGLGLKEAKDLVEAAPKPVKEGIPKEEAEKIKAKLVEAGATVAVK
- a CDS encoding histidine phosphatase family protein — translated: MAATRLLLLRHGESTYNAQSLIQGRSDAALLTERGRAMAGQTGQLLQGVAIDQMYVSPLRRALETAQLLNLAGVPITVTPDLLEIDLPAWEGLPQETVKQQFPEDYRRWRTAPKEFVMQGRYPLLELLSQAERLTQRLHSQHQGQTVLGVGHATMNRLWLVQLLRLAPEHYFRLQQSNCGVSVVNLQGEQVQLEALNLVFHTGNLFPKYKGGTRIYLVRHGETDWNRQGQFQGLKDIPLNAQGRRQAEQTRRWLAQVPLTFAISSPLSRARQTAEILLADHPGVTLELLPELQEISHGLWEGKFHHQVEAEFPGMLAAWHTRPETVQMPEGENLQQVWERAARAWQSIITRYEGQQGLVVAHDAINKAILCQLFHLGPERFWLFKQGNGAVSVIDYPEGAQGPPVLQMLNLTRTDGFFDQTAAGAL
- a CDS encoding MBL fold metallo-hydrolase codes for the protein MGLTVQFWGVRGSIPVPGPATVRYGGNTPCVEVQAGDRRLVFDGGTGLRVLGQTLKLQAPLELHLFFSHSHWDHIQGFPFFAPAYQAGNCLHIYGPATHTGYSIKQSLSNQMLDPNFPVPLQRMQADLHFHDLLAGDVLTIGDVTVETGSLNHPNYALGYRVTWRGKTVVYASDTEHYPDRLDRSVVHLARHADVLIYDANYTDGEYHDPEQPRCGWGHSTWQAGVQVAQAAQVRQLVLFHHDPNHDDDFLDQVETQVRQVFANSLLAREGMVLQVI
- the cimA gene encoding citramalate synthase codes for the protein MSGERIWLYDTTLRDGAQREGLSLSLEDKLQIAHLLDQLGVHYIEGGWPGANPKDMQFFWQMQQEPLTHARLVAFCSTRRPRTTAAADPLLQGILAAGTPWVTVFGKSWDLHVIEGLGTTLTHNLDMIADTITYLRQHQRHVLYDAEHWFDGYLANPEYALATLETAYQAGAEWLVLCDTNGGMLPHQISEIVQQVRARFPDAPIGIHTHNDSGTAVANAIAAVQSGARMVQGTINGYGERCGNADLCTLIPNLQLKLKYDCITPEQLRHLVAVSRAVSERVNLAPNDHAPYVGASAFAHKGGVHVSAVGKNPATYEHIPPEVVGNQRRVVISEQSGLSNILAKAQELGLPLDRSHPAAKEVLRRLKELEGRGYQFEAAEASFELLVREVLGQRQPAFVLHGFQVHCQTQAQGNGHWSSSVATVKVEVNGQELITAAEGNGPVSALDNALRRALVNFYPQIGEFQLSDYKVRVLDGQAGSAATTRVLVEFTHGTDRWTTVGVSTNIIEASYQAVAEGLEYGLSRLRSQAMTASP